From the Eremothecium cymbalariae DBVPG#7215 chromosome 6, complete sequence genome, one window contains:
- the HXK2 gene encoding hexokinase 2 (similar to Ashbya gossypii AFR279C), whose translation MVHLGPKKPPARKGSMADVPRTLMEQLANFEQLFSVSPERLRIITDHFVGELQKGLTKKGGNIPMIPGWVMDYPTGKETGNYLAIDLGGTNLRVVLVTLGGNHDFDTTQSKYKIPSHIRTTQNHEELWMFVAESLKAFLEDQFPDGVKENFPLGFTFSYPASQDKINEGILQRWTKGFDIPNVEGQDVVPMLQKCLNDINLPIKVTALINDTIGTLVASLYTDAETKMGVIFGTGVNGAYYDVCSNIEKLEGRLPGDIPADSPMAINCEYGSFDNEHLVLPRTKYDILVDEQSPRPGQQAFEKMTSGYYLGELLRLVLLDVYAQGLIFQGQNITKLEEPYIMDTSYPSRIEEDPFENLDDTDDLFRNDFGIETTLPERKLIRRLSEYIGVRAARLSVCGIAAICKKRGYETAHIAADGSVYNKYPDFRNRAMSGLRDIYDWPLSATNDYPITLVAAEDGSGAGAAIIAALTQKRLAEGKSVGVMDH comes from the coding sequence ATGGTTCACTTAGGCCCAAAGAAACCACCAGCCAGAAAAGGTTCCATGGCAGATGTGCCAAGAACCTTGATGGAACAGCTTGCTAACTTTGAACAGCTATTTAGCGTTTCTCCTGAGAGGTTAAGGATTATCACAGATCATTTTGTTGGCGAATTGCAAAAAGGGTTGACTAAGAAGGGCGGCAATATCCCAATGATTCCGGGCTGGGTTATGGACTACCCAACTGGTAAAGAAACTGGTAACTATTTGGCTATCGACTTGGGTGGTACTAATCTGAGGGTAGTTTTGGTTACCCTAGGTGGGAATCACGACTTCGACACCACCCAATCCAAATATAAGATACCATCGCATATCAGAACTACCCAGAACCACGAAGAACTATGGATGTTCGTTGCTGAGAGTTTGAAAGCTTTCCTCGAAGATCAGTTCCCAGATGGTGTGAAGGAAAATTTTCCTCTAGGGTTCACCTTCTCTTACCCTGCCTCTCAGGATAAGATTAATGAGGGTATTTTGCAAAGGTGGACAAAGGGTTTCGATATCCCAAATGTTGAGGGTCAGGATGTTGTGCCAATGTTACAGAAGTGTTTGAATGACATAAATTTACCAATTAAGGTTACCGCGTTGATCAACGATACTATTGGTACCTTGGTTGCGTCTTTGTACACCGATGCTGAAACCAAGATGGGTGTTATCTTTGGTACTGGTGTGAACGGTGCGTACTATGATGTATGTTCTAACATTGAAAAGTTAGAAGGTAGGTTGCCAGGTGATATTCCTGCTGATTCTCCTATGGCGATCAACTGTGAGTATGGTTCTTTTGACAACGAGCACCTTGTGTTGCCAAGAACTAAGTACGATATTCTGGTTGACGAACAGTCCCCAAGACCAGGTCAACAAGCATTTGAGAAGATGACCTCGGGTTATTATTTAGGTGAATTGTTGCGTTTGGTTCTATTGGACGTTTACGCCCAGGGTTTGATATTCCAAGGACAAAATATAACCAAATTAGAAGAGCCATACATTATGGACACATCCTACCCATCCAGAATTGAGGAGGATCCATTTGAGAACTTGGATGATACTGATGACTTGTTCAGGAATGATTTTGGTATCGAAACAACATTGCCAGAACGTAAGCTAATCAGAAGGCTCTCTGAGTACATTGGTGTAAGAGCTGCCAGATTGAGTGTCTGTGGTATAGCTGCTATCTGCAAGAAGAGAGGTTATGAGACTGCTCACATTGCTGCTGACGGTTCTGTTTACAACAAGTATCCTGATTTCAGGAACAGAGCAATGAGTGGGTTGAGAGATATTTACGACTGGCCTCTGTCTGCGACGAACGATTATCCAATCACTCTTGTCGCTGCGGAGGATGGTTCTGGTGCCGGTGCCGCAATTATTGCTGCTTTGACACAAAAGAGATTGGCAGAAGGCAAGTCTGTTGGTGTTATGGACCACTAA
- the HFM1 gene encoding DNA helicase (similar to Saccharomyces cerevisiae YGL251C) — translation MQSEAFHTLFETNSNCLISSPTGSGKTVLFELAILNLLKTSNDPKNLKILYMAPTKSLCSEKYQDWGSTFLNLSVGMLTSDTSYLEADKVRTSNIIITTPEKWDLLTRKWNDYERLFRLIRLIMVDEIHILRDQRGSTLEVVLTRMNTMCNDIRIIAVSATVPNALDISEWLKSGSNNSPAETLIFDDSYRQVMLEKFVYGYPSSTKNDFQLDSMYNSKLIEIINKHSIQKPVLVFCPTRNSTVSTAKYLSQNRNLILASVNRYKTVDLQDKQLRDISSYGIAFHHAGLSLDDRNTIEKSFLNGTIKILCSTSTLAVGVNLPAYLVVIKGTKMWQANISQEYSELDILQMIGRAGRPKFEKKGCAVIMTSSEYKERYEMLVNGTEQLESCLHVNLVEHLAAEVSLKSVTSTQTAVEWLKNTFLYIRFKKNPTAYKEIRSYIAHGSNMDRSLEDFCDKLLKTLLQNQVIYMSNGFYDATPYGKAMTRHYILFETIKRFVNTPPCQSVNMILKLLCESQEFEQIRVKHSEKKLYREINMSPLMRYPYIDTKNNSQVIDTRQQKVSLLVQYELCGLEFPTYRDAIKHHQTLIQERMLVFRHCHRILKCMVDCFIEKGDGISLKNTLFLLRSVNAKGWEDSPMVLRQLNNIGLISVRKFVQRNVNSLQDLANISDIQIESILNLRMGGGLKVKKDLEMLPKLHIEFSAEDFKYQGNVIDVCFKIEVGAEFKTSVWHGQNLSLVVLTLKTSGELLDFRRISLQKMTCSKKFRVSAGIASIKDIVEFTISCENVAGINASVQFLAKDLPPNLAAVLPGADRVQPTKESPLTISDFNNFDLSDDDILSYVEDTKQETVTHIQRRQIANGNYECNHTCKNKASCRHLCCKEGIPASMIKDNKNSKQKISVNKSTGKPRTTHSSVITGPNIQFAEISKDTSYEITVRSEESQNDHTKDKQLDLSFSSSPRVDSVTDADYSIGTPKSVALLASKYNMKKLEVSNSEAKETNFHKVKIEHPSPPQLQEKSSKNCVPSECELQSVPLKGRDEPEESIASKESDTDDLNDEHILDFLGSDIELAV, via the coding sequence ATGCAATCAGAGGCGTTCCATACGTTGTTTGAGACCAATTCAAATTGTCTTATAAGTTCACCAACTGGATCAGGAAAAACTGTATTATTTGAACTAGCAATTTTAAATCTGCTAAAAACCTCTAATGATCCCAAGAACctcaaaatattatatatggcCCCTACAAAATCACTGTGTAGTGAAAAGTACCAAGACTGGGGCAGCACGTTTTTGAATCTTTCCGTTGGCATGCTAACCAGTGACACCTCGTACTTGGAAGCTGATAAGGTTCGAACATCAAATATCATAATCACAACTCCAGAAAAATGGGATCTATTGACTAGGAAATGGAACGATTATGAAAGACTTTTCAGGTTGATCCGTCTAATTATGGTAGATGAGATCCATATCTTACGGGATCAAAGGGGTTCCACTCTTGAAGTGGTGTTAACACGGATGAATACTATGTGCAATGATATCAGGATAATTGCAGTTAGTGCTACCGTTCCTAACGCTCTTGATATATCAGAATGGCTAAAGTCTGGGAGCAACAACAGCCCTGCCGAGACCttaatatttgatgatagTTATCGGCAGGTAATGCTAGAGAAATTTGTTTACGGATATCCATCTAGTACTAAAAATGACTTCCAGCTTGATTCCATGTATAATTCCAAATTaattgaaataataaacaaGCATTCAATCCAAAAGCCTGTGTTGGTATTCTGTCCTACTAGGAACTCTACAGTATCAACTGCGAAATATTTGTCTCAGAATCGAAATTTAATTTTGGCTTCAGTGAATAGATATAAGACAGTCGACTTACAAGATAAGCAGCTGAGGGATATTTCTTCTTATGGAATTGCGTTCCATCATGCAGGCTTATCTCTTGATGACAGAAATACAATTGAGAAGAGCTTTCTAAATGGtacaattaaaattttatGTTCTACTTCCACATTGGCTGTTGGAGTGAATTTGCCTGCCTATCTAGTCGTTATTAAGGGCACAAAGATGTGGCAAGCTAATATTTCACAAGAATATTCTGAATTAGATATTCTCCAAATGATTGGCAGGGCAGGAAGGCCAAAGTTCGAGAAAAAAGGATGTGCGGTAATTATGACCAGCTCAGAATATAAAGAGAGGTATGAAATGTTGGTAAATGGTACTGAACAATTAGAAAGCTGTTTGCATGTAAACTTGGTGGAGCATTTAGCTGCAGAGGTGTCTCTTAAATCAGTCACATCAACCCAGACTGCTGTTGAATGGCTTAAGAATACATTTCTATATATCAGGTTCAAGAAAAACCCAACAGCTTATAAAGAGATAAGGTCATATATAGCACATGGGTCAAATATGGATAGAAGTTTGGAGGATTTTTGTGATAAATTATTGAAGACCTTATTACAAAATCAAGTTATCTATATGTCAAATGGTTTCTATGATGCAACACCGTATGGGAAAGCAATGACAAGACATTATATATTGTTTGAAACAATAAAGCGTTTTGTCAATACACCACCTTGCCAATCAGTTAACATGATACTAAAGCTTCTTTGTGAATCCCAAGAATTTGAACAAATCCGTGTGAAGCACAGCGAGAAGAAGTTATATCGTGAAATCAATATGTCACCTTTGATGAGATATCCCTATATAGACacaaaaaacaacagcCAAGTTATTGATACTCGCCAGCAGAAAGTATCACTTTTGGTACAATATGAACTTTGTGGTTTAGAATTCCCAACCTACAGAGATGCTATCAAACACCACCAAACCCTGATACAAGAAAGGATGCTTGTATTTCGCCACTGTCACCGGATCTTGAAATGCATGGTGGACtgttttattgaaaaaggtGACGGaatatctttgaaaaatacattatttttacttCGCAGTGTGAATGCTAAAGGATGGGAGGATTCGCCTATGGTACTTCGCcaattgaataatattggTCTTATATCAGTGAGGAAATTTGTTCAGAGAAATGTAAATAGTTTACAGGATTTGGCCAATATATCAGACATTCAGATAGAAagtattttgaatttacGAATGGGTGGAGGATTAAAGGTTAAAAAAGATCTAGAAATGCTTCCAAAATTACATATTGAATTCAGTGCCGAGGACTTTAAATACCAAGGCAATGTTATAGACgtatgttttaaaatagaAGTTGGGGCAGAATTTAAAACTTCTGTATGGCACGGTCAAAATTTATCCTTAGTTGTCCTCACACTGAAGACATCAGGTGAACTGTTGGACTTCAGGCGGATTTCATTACAGAAAATGACGTGCTCAAAAAAGTTCCGAGTTTCTGCTGGTATCGCTTCCATAAAAGATATTGTAGAATTCACTATTTCATGCGAAAATGTCGCTGGAATTAATGCTAGCGTCCAATTTTTAGCCAAGGATTTACCTCCTAACTTAGCCGCCGTGCTGCCAGGAGCGGATAGAGTTCAACCAACTAAGGAGTCTCCTCTGACTATTTCAGATTTCAATAACTTCGATTTATCTGACGATGACATATTAAGTTATGTGGAAGATACTAAACAAGAGACAGTGACGCATATACAGAGGAGACAGATTGCTAACGGAAACTATGAATGTAATCATACCTGTAAGAACAAGGCTTCATGTCGTCATTTATGCTGCAAAGAAGGGATCCCAGCTTCTATGATAAAGGATAATAAAAACTCTAAGCAAAAGATTTCTGTAAATAAATCCACTGGTAAACCCCGCACTACTCATAGTTCAGTAATAACTGGAccaaatattcaatttgcAGAAATCTCCAAAGATACTTCTTACGAAATTACCGTCCGTTCGGAGGAGTCGCAGAACGACCATACCAAGGATAAACAATTGGACTtgtcattttcttcatctccaaGAGTTGACTCTGTAACTGATGCAGACTATAGTATTGGAACACCGAAGTCTGTTGCACTGCTTGCATCAAAATACAATATGAAGAAGCTTgaagtttcaaattcagaAGCTAAAGAGACCAATTTCCATAAGGTAAAGATAGAACATCCTTCTCCTCCACAGCTACAGGAGAAATCCTCGAAAAATTGTGTTCCTTCTGAATGTGAACTACAATCCGTGCCTCTAAAAGGACGAGATGAGCCTGAGGAATCAATTGCTTCCAAAGAATCTGACACAGACGATCTGAACGATGAACACATTTTAGATTTCCTTGGCTCCGACATCGAATTAGCTGTTTAA
- the RPN12 gene encoding proteasome regulatory particle lid subunit RPN12 (similar to Ashbya gossypii AFR278W), whose amino-acid sequence MVTLPELVKGLKAAFQSKDYSSCAKLLAPIKIELIKSKLLVPDLDAISSGNTAYINDLEVSKKILEIGALSSINLLDFTNFENYYAQLRAFYFGATEGHNLSESENKKKLISLYLLILLSQGDVTRFHSELEFLSKRNLGNLEENTYLSYPIKLEKLLMEGSYQKAWDMLQNSKDADKIDEFNIFDETLMNAIRDSIARNTEVAYTKLPLFNVKALLLFKSEKQTESFAKARGWNVTNGSVIFDEDDVVDKRAKTSIVSKALDYAINLESII is encoded by the coding sequence ATGGTGACTCTACCTGAACTTGTAAAGGGCTTGAAAGCAGCTTTTCAATCGAAGGACTATTCCAGCTGTGCAAAACTATTGGCCCCCATTAAAATTGAGTTGATTAAATCAAAGCTATTAGTGCCCGATTTGGATGCAATTTCATCAGGAAACACAGCCTATATAAACGACCTGGAAgtttcaaagaaaatattagaaATTGGTGCTTTAAGTTCTATCAATTTACTTGATTTCACTAATTTTGAGAACTATTATGCTCAGTTACGTGCATTTTATTTTGGGGCAACGGAAGGTCACAATTTAAGCGAATCTgagaacaagaagaagttaatcagtttgtatttgttgatCCTGCTATCACAAGGCGATGTAACTAGATTCCACAGCGAACTAGAGTTTTTAAGCAAGAGAAACCTTGGAAATTTAGAAGAAAATACGTACCTATCCTATCCTAttaaattggaaaaattgCTAATGGAGGGTTCGTATCAGAAGGCATGGGATATGCTGCAGAATAGTAAAGACGCCGATAAGATAGATGAGTTCAACATCTTTGATGAGACCTTAATGAACGCGATTAGGGACTCTATTGCACGCAACACTGAAGTAGCATATACAAAATTACCACTTTTCAACGTTAAGGCATTACTTTTGTTTAAGAGTGAAAAACAGACAGAGTCATTTGCTAAAGCTAGAGGCTGGAATGTGACCAATGGGAGCGttatatttgatgaagatgatgtaGTTGACAAACGGGCAAAAACTAGTATTGTTTCGAAGGCGTTGGATTATGCTATCAACTTGGAAAGTATTATATAG
- the RTG2 gene encoding Rtg2p (similar to Ashbya gossypii AFR277W): protein MSAIVDGDNEAEVVSRNLCGVVDIGSNAIRFSISSKASHHARILPCVFKDRICISLFDVQYSNNSPEKNPIPLETINDVAAAMKRFKFICDDFGVPEKGVRVVATEATREAINSKEFTDAIYESTGWEVELLSREEECKIGAFGVFSSFNVVSGLYMDLGGGSVQISWIKCENGEVKQSPTPVSLPYGAGALARRIKFENKRDLFMEIQAAFKAAILKIQIPDEMIAEAEYKGGFDLFGCGGGLRGIGHLLLSQTKEYPIQTIITGFTCSSEEFTAMADYLLLKGRVPGQKKDAKIFKISDKRAMQLPAVGLLMSAVFESIPKIKYVHFSEGGVREGILYSIVPRDVRAQDPLLIASRPYAPLLASKYLSLLRSALPGKEVPKIVYERVAPALCNLAFVHASYPKELQPTAALHVATSGIIAGCHGLSHRIRALIGIALCNRWGGDLPKPEETYMKALEDLVMRDCSKLDRERTIWWTKYIGTIMYVICGVHPGGNIRGGVFDFNIVTKERTEKEMQNLSVNDNTSCGVNNQSSDKRVFEVLVKISRDDLKTSASVRQRIITLQKKIRKLSRGSSEKVKIEVQFLEDL from the coding sequence ATGTCAGCTATTGTGGATGGTGATAATGAGGCAGAAGTGGTGTCTAGGAACTTGTGCGGTGTGGTAGATATAGGTTCTAATGCAATACGTTTTAGCATATCATCGAAAGCCTCACATCATGCTCGTATACTACCATGCGTTTTCAAGGATCGTATCTGTATCTCCTTATTTGATGTTCAATATTCTAATAACTCCCCAGAGAAGAATCCAATTCCGTTGGAAACAATCAATGACGTTGCTGCCGCAATGAAAAGATTTAAGTTTATCTGTGATGACTTCGGAGTTCCTGAGAAAGGTGTACGTGTGGTTGCTACCGAAGCCACTAGAGAAGCAATTAATTCCAAGGAGTTTACAGATGCTATTTATGAATCTACTGGATGGGAAGTAGAGTTACTATCAAGGGAAGAGGAGTGCAAAATTGGTGCCTTCGGTGTGTTTTCCTCTTTCAACGTTGTTTCAGGGTTATATATGGATTTAGGTGGTGGCAGTGTTCAAATATCATGGATCAAATGTGAAAATGGGGAAGTCAAACAGTCACCCACACCTGTTTCGTTACCTTATGGTGCGGGTGCATTGGCTAGAAGAATTAAGTTTGAAAACAAGCGTGATTTATTTATGGAAATCCAGGCAGCTTTTAAAGCTgctattttaaaaattcagATACCAGACGAAATGATCGCTGAAGCAGAGTACAAGGGGGGGTTTGATTTGTTTGGATGTGGGGGTGGCTTAAGAGGGATTGGccatttattattatcgCAAACTAAGGAGTATCCGATTCAAACTATTATCACTGGTTTTACATGTTCATCGGAAGAATTTACAGCAATGGCTGATTATCTATTGCTCAAGGGGAGGGTGCCTGGTCAAAAGAAAGACGCCAAAATATTTAAGATTTCTGACAAAAGAGCTATGCAGCTACCTGCTGTGGGGTTGCTAATGAGTGCAGTGTTTGAATCGATAcccaaaataaaatatgttCATTTCAGCGAAGGTGGTGTCAGAGAGGGCATATTGTATTCTATTGTGCCTCGTGATGTAAGAGCTCAAGACCCTCTGCTTATTGCTTCGAGGCCTTATGCACCTTTGCTAGCctcaaaatatttatccTTATTAAGGTCTGCGCTTCCAGGAAAAGAAGTCCCAAAAATTGTCTACGAACGGGTAGCGCCAGCTTTGTGTAATTTGGCTTTTGTTCACGCTTCATATCCGAAAGAACTACAACCTACTGCTGCCCTTCATGTAGCTACTTCAGGGATTATTGCAGGATGCCACGGCCTGTCCCATCGGATACGGGCTCTAATTGGCATTGCCCTGTGTAACAGATGGGGAGGTGACCTGCCTAAACCAGAAGAGACATATATGAAGGCATTAGAAGATTTAGTAATGAGAGATTGCAGCAAGTTGGATCGCGAGAGAACTATTTGGTGGACAAAATATATTGGAACTATTATGTATGTTATTTGTGGTGTGCACCCCGGTGGTAATATAAGAGGAGGCGTCTTTGACTTTAATATTGTAACGAAAGAAAGAACGGAAAAGGAGATGCAGAATCTCTCGGTTAATGACAATACATCATGTGGGGTTAACAATCAGTCATCTGATAAGCGTGTCTTTGAAGTGCTGGTGAAAATTAGTAGGGATGACCTAAAAACTAGTGCTTCAGTGAGGCAACGAATCATTACATTGCAAAAAAAGATCCGAAAACTTTCTAGAGGTAGCTCTGAAAAGGTTAAGATTGAAGTACAATTTTTAGAAGATCTGTAG
- the RMR1 gene encoding Rmr1p (similar to Ashbya gossypii AFR276C), with amino-acid sequence MTEDNQLSSGSENITQSQLAEDGTAEIDERGNKLFIEKDVDVELNDVEEAADISLWGANSDSAVALVSDTDVQEVAKQLLSSKAPKITMEYRGIIYNLFGNYNREKDSDIESDPPNEYILENTMDMHKGFNQLISSIREFLQESFGTLEFATKEIQINFPDLELCVSEDNAYTKNITMNDIVSIFKILRENSFKRGESEVPSHIHTIISLSPRFVSKYNDLVELVDNNASFAHVKGFSNDQQHPLVLDGNENEPAKCPEVVLMSSSGGDESEELLEIEDEPVADRKD; translated from the coding sequence ATGACTGAAGATAACCAGCTGTCATCTGGTTCAGAAAATATTACTCAGTCTCAATTAGCTGAGGATGGAACTGCCGAGATCGATGAGCGTGgaaataaattattcatAGAAAAAGATGTCGACGTTGAACTAAATGACGTCGAGGAGGCAGCGGATATATCCCTATGGGGAGCGAACAGTGACTCAGCAGTTGCCCTTGTTTCAGATACTGATGTTCAAGAAGTGGCAAAGCAGCTGCTATCATCTAAAGCACCAAAAATTACCATGGAATATCGAGGTATCATATACAATCTTTTTGGGAATTACAATAGGGAGAAGGATAGCGATATTGAAAGTGATCCCCCGAATGAATATATCCTCGAAAATACGATGGATATGCATAAAGGGTTTAATCAACTTATTTCATCCATAAGAGAGTTTTTACAGGAAAGTTTTGGAACATTGGAATTTGCAACGAAGGAGATACAAATTAATTTTCCTGATTTAGAGCTGTGTGTAAGTGAAGACAATGCTTATACTAAAAACATAACCATGAATGATATTGTTTCAATATTTAAGATTCTGCGGGAAAATTCATTCAAGAGGGGGGAATCGGAAGTTCCTTCCCACATTCATACTATTATTTCACTAAGCCCCAGATTCGTATCCAAATACAACGATTTAGTGGAACTAGTGGATAATAACGCTAGTTTCGCCCATGTTAAGGGGTTCTCAAATGACCAACAACACCCATTGGTTTTAGATGgtaatgaaaatgaaccTGCAAAGTGCCCAGAAGTAGTCCTAATGTCATCTTCTGGTGGAGATGAATCAGAAGAGTTACTAGAAATAGAGGATGAGCCTGTGGCAGATCGAAAGGATTAA